One segment of Rattus norvegicus strain BN/NHsdMcwi chromosome 16, GRCr8, whole genome shotgun sequence DNA contains the following:
- the Ccdc70 gene encoding coiled-coil domain-containing protein 70 isoform X1, with amino-acid sequence MFPFKVSKWMGLACLRSLVLPSPSIRQKKLIHKLQEEKAFREEMKIFHEKIEDFREEIWEFRGKIRAFRGQILGFWEEERPFWEEEKIFWKEEKTFWEMEKSFREEEKTFWKKYRTFWKEDKAFWREDNALWERDRNLLQEDKALWEEEKALWVEERALLAEEKALWEDKKSLWEEENALWEEEKALWVEGGGFHLLGEQRPQNGPYNVNEESQSTPFPRGRA; translated from the coding sequence ATGTTTCCCTTCAAGGTGAGCAAATGGATGGGGCTGGCCTGCCTCCGTTCACTGGTACTGCCCTCACCCAGTATCCGTCAGAAGAAATTAATACACAAGCTACAGGAGGAAAAGGCTTTTCGAGAAGAGATGAAAATTTTCCATGAGAAAATAGAAGACTTCAGGGAAGAGATCTGGGAGTTCCGAGGCAAGATCCGGGCTTTCCGGGGCCAGATTCTGGGTTTTTGGGAAGAAGAgagacctttctgggaagaagagaagatcttctggaaggaagaaaaaacCTTCTGGGAAATGGAAAAATCTTTCCGGGAAGAAGAGAAGACTTTCTGGAAAAAATACAGAACTTTCTGGAAGGAGGACAAAGCATTCTGGAGAGAGGACAATGCTTTATGGGAAAGAGACCGGAATCTCCTTCAGGAGGACAAGGCCCTATGGGAGGAGGAAAAAGCCTTGTGGGTAGAGGAAAGAGCCCTGCTTGCAGAAGAGAAGGCTCTGTGGGAAGATAAGAAGTCCCTCTGGGAGGAAGAGAATGCCctctgggaggaagagaaagccCTCTGGGTGGAAGGTGGTGGCTTCCATCTCCTTGGGGAGCAGAGGCCCCAGAACGGTCCCTACAATGTCAATGAAGAGTCACAGTCAACCCCCTTCCCCCGAGGCCGTGCTTAG